A genomic window from Helicobacter suis HS1 includes:
- a CDS encoding restriction endonuclease subunit S, translated as MQYYASLFASKALQQSLGQYAYGIMKIRESIDFMSFKQMLLPVPPLKEQHAIAAFLDHRLAKLDTLITKLQTQIQDLKDYKSALISEAVLGQIPLKAKHAKIQ; from the coding sequence ATGCAATATTACGCTTCGCTGTTTGCTTCTAAAGCACTTCAGCAGAGTTTAGGTCAATATGCTTACGGCATTATGAAAATCAGAGAAAGTATAGACTTTATGAGCTTTAAACAGATGCTTTTGCCAGTCCCTCCCCTAAAAGAACAACACGCTATAGCCGCCTTTTTAGATCACAGGCTAGCCAAGCTAGATACTTTGATTACTAAATTACAAACACAAATACAAGACTTAAAAGATTATAAAAGCGCGCTTATTAGTGAGGCTGTTTTAGGCCAAATCCCTCTAAAGGCAAAGCATGCAAAGATACAATGA
- a CDS encoding N-6 DNA methylase, translated as MQRYNEKSFEDLIEKHLLQSKYIKGNPKDYDKALYDNACGSGGMLTESKAFIKNLQPTAEINLYGQEVNPETYAICKADMLIKGENPENIKFGSTLSDDQFKQTP; from the coding sequence ATGCAAAGATACAATGAAAAATCCTTTGAAGACTTAATAGAGAAGCATTTACTCCAAAGTAAATACATTAAAGGTAACCCCAAAGACTATGATAAAGCGCTTTATGATAATGCTTGTGGGAGTGGCGGGATGCTCACCGAGTCTAAAGCCTTTATTAAGAATTTGCAACCAACAGCTGAGATTAATTTATATGGACAAGAGGTTAACCCTGAAACTTATGCAATCTGTAAGGCAGATATGCTAATTAAGGGGGAAAACCCAGAGAATATTAAATTTGGCTCAACCTTGAGTGATGATCAGTTTAAACAAACCCCCTAA
- a CDS encoding DNA methyltransferase family protein — MAFGKSYGNEQEKCKNDSRFAVGLTGVGDGQMMFLLNMISKMKDTPLGSRIASIHNGSALFNSDSGQVAIRSHIITSPR; from the coding sequence TTGGCCTTTGGTAAGAGTTATGGGAATGAGCAAGAGAAATGTAAAAATGATTCGCGCTTTGCAGTGGGGCTTACAGGGGTTGGTGATGGGCAAATGATGTTTTTACTCAATATGATTAGTAAGATGAAAGACACCCCTTTAGGCTCGCGCATTGCCTCTATACACAATGGGAGCGCGCTATTTAACAGCGATAGCGGGCAGGTGGCTATTAGAAGCCATATTATCACAAGCCCTAGATAA
- a CDS encoding DEAD/DEAH box helicase family protein, translating into MWRGIYATSYFEPMAKSLGKKSKRLSQEHIDAIFELFSKQIKGPQAVYHQLDVVRKLCQIVQKEGVGGRYLIQHSAGSGKSNSIAWLACALVGLSKQEKVIFDSVLVITDRIILDRQLQDIIEAFCPIKGVVGAIEEKIPLKEDKDTYFLELLEQIRPQIGFIKGQSIKVGYEILFNQHFYRPTEAKSARTIQQEIRELEGEIQELLDEILA; encoded by the coding sequence ATGTGGCGCGGCATATATGCAACTAGCTATTTTGAACCTATGGCAAAAAGCTTAGGGAAAAAGAGTAAGCGCCTTAGCCAAGAACACATTGATGCCATTTTTGAGCTTTTTTCTAAACAGATAAAAGGCCCGCAAGCGGTATACCACCAGTTAGATGTGGTGAGGAAGTTATGCCAGATTGTGCAAAAAGAGGGTGTGGGAGGGCGCTATTTAATCCAGCATAGCGCAGGCAGTGGTAAGAGTAATTCTATTGCATGGCTAGCCTGTGCTTTGGTGGGTTTAAGTAAACAAGAAAAGGTGATTTTTGATAGTGTATTAGTGATCACCGATCGCATCATCTTAGATCGCCAATTACAAGACATAATTGAAGCCTTTTGCCCTATTAAAGGGGTTGTAGGGGCTATCGAAGAGAAAATCCCGCTTAAAGAGGATAAAGACACTTATTTTTTAGAGCTTTTAGAGCAAATTAGGCCCCAGATAGGCTTTATTAAGGGCCAAAGCATTAAAGTGGGGTATGAAATCTTGTTTAACCAACACTTTTATCGCCCCACAGAGGCTAAAAGCGCGCGTACTATCCAACAAGAAATTAGAGAGCTAGAGGGGGAAATCCAAGAACTTTTAGATGAGATTTTGGCATGA
- a CDS encoding restriction endonuclease subunit S yields the protein MKGFKKIKGLGQIPVHSKKLVDLFKVRNGYTPSTKSRAFWCGLKGGSK from the coding sequence ATGAAGGGGTTTAAAAAGATTAAAGGGTTAGGTCAAATCCCGGTGCATTCTAAAAAGTTGGTGGATTTATTTAAAGTTAGAAATGGCTACACCCCCTCTACAAAGAGTCGCGCCTTTTGGTGTGGTTTAAAGGGGGGTTCAAAGTGA
- a CDS encoding type I restriction endonuclease subunit R has product MQRYNEKSFEDLIEKHLLQSKYIKGNPKDYDKALCLDTNLLWEFLKTTQPKQIEELQKRQRGTDLQKNFFERLKSQIEKEGLLKILKEGVEVLGVFFKLAYDKPPNQKNPDTWKNYQSNLFSVVRQLHYSTKNNNSLDMVIFLNGLPLFSFELKNKLSGQSVVDAIEQYKKDRSPHESLFTHHTLAHFALDNDLVYMSTKLEGAKTHFSPFNRGLNDGSGELDRECGAGNPATDSIKTAYLWEKILQKDSLLHLILQMIKPGGKSNTVIFARYHQLDVVRKLCQIVQKEGVGGRYLIQHSAGSGKSNSIAWLACALVGLSKQEKVIFDSVLVITDRIILDRQLQDIIEAFCPIKGVVGAITKGSRQLKEAISEGKKIIISTIQKFPYILEDIPSMRDKKFAIIIDEAHSSQGGKYAQDLAKTTGKDQENQQEDLETFLNKAIQAKKFQPNASYFAFSATPKPETLELFGMQTSQGKFIPFHLYSMKQAIEEGFILDVLAHYITYKDYAKVMSTILNDPHYEKNLALKKLKRYIRDHPKSIQAKTEVMLNHFYSYVHTQIKGRAKAMVITDSRKSALEYFKAFQAQLKQEGYPHKALVAFSGEINLKGKTYSEASLNHMPETYTPKAFEKDDYRFLIVADKYQTGFDQPLLHTMYVDKVLSGVACVQTLSRLNRTHPDKKKHLYFRFC; this is encoded by the coding sequence ATGCAAAGATACAATGAAAAATCCTTTGAAGACTTAATAGAGAAGCATTTACTCCAAAGTAAATACATTAAAGGTAACCCCAAAGACTATGATAAAGCGCTTTGTTTAGACACTAATTTGTTATGGGAGTTTTTAAAAACCACCCAGCCTAAACAAATAGAGGAATTACAAAAACGCCAAAGAGGTACGGATTTACAAAAAAACTTCTTTGAGCGTTTAAAGAGCCAAATAGAAAAAGAGGGTTTGCTTAAGATTTTAAAAGAGGGGGTGGAGGTTTTAGGCGTGTTTTTTAAACTTGCCTATGACAAACCCCCTAACCAAAAAAATCCAGATACTTGGAAAAACTACCAAAGTAATCTTTTTTCTGTAGTGCGCCAGTTACACTATAGCACTAAAAATAACAACTCTTTAGACATGGTGATCTTTTTAAATGGTTTGCCACTCTTTAGCTTTGAGCTTAAAAATAAATTAAGCGGGCAAAGCGTGGTGGATGCAATAGAGCAGTATAAAAAAGATCGCAGCCCGCATGAAAGCCTATTTACACACCACACCCTCGCGCATTTTGCCCTAGATAATGATTTAGTGTATATGAGCACTAAACTAGAGGGGGCTAAGACACACTTTAGCCCCTTTAATAGAGGGCTAAATGACGGGAGTGGGGAACTTGATAGAGAATGTGGCGCGGGTAATCCAGCCACAGATAGCATAAAAACAGCTTATTTATGGGAAAAAATCTTACAAAAGGATAGTTTATTACATTTAATCTTACAGATGATCAAACCGGGGGGTAAATCAAATACTGTGATCTTTGCTAGATACCACCAGTTAGATGTGGTGAGGAAGTTATGCCAGATTGTGCAAAAAGAGGGTGTGGGAGGGCGCTATTTAATCCAGCATAGCGCAGGCAGTGGTAAGAGTAATTCTATTGCATGGCTAGCCTGTGCTTTGGTGGGTTTAAGTAAACAAGAAAAGGTGATTTTTGATAGTGTATTAGTGATCACCGATCGCATCATCTTAGATCGCCAATTACAAGACATAATTGAAGCCTTTTGCCCTATTAAAGGGGTTGTAGGGGCTATCACAAAAGGGAGTAGACAACTTAAAGAGGCCATATCTGAGGGCAAGAAGATCATCATTAGCACGATTCAAAAATTCCCCTATATCTTAGAGGATATCCCTTCCATGCGTGATAAAAAATTTGCCATTATCATAGATGAGGCGCATTCCTCTCAAGGGGGTAAGTACGCCCAAGACCTTGCTAAGACCACAGGGAAAGACCAGGAGAACCAACAAGAAGACTTAGAGACATTTTTAAACAAGGCTATTCAAGCTAAGAAATTCCAACCAAACGCTTCTTATTTTGCCTTTAGCGCCACGCCTAAGCCTGAAACTTTAGAGCTTTTTGGCATGCAAACAAGTCAAGGGAAGTTTATCCCCTTTCATCTATATTCTATGAAACAAGCCATTGAAGAGGGATTTATTTTAGATGTACTTGCCCACTACATTACTTATAAAGATTATGCTAAAGTTATGTCTACAATCCTAAATGATCCACACTATGAAAAAAACCTAGCTCTTAAAAAACTTAAGCGTTATATTAGAGATCACCCCAAAAGCATTCAGGCTAAAACAGAGGTAATGCTTAATCATTTTTATAGCTATGTGCACACCCAAATTAAGGGGCGGGCTAAGGCTATGGTGATTACAGATTCACGCAAGAGTGCCCTTGAATATTTTAAAGCTTTTCAAGCACAACTAAAGCAAGAAGGATACCCGCATAAGGCCTTAGTGGCCTTTTCAGGGGAGATTAACTTAAAAGGAAAAACTTATAGCGAAGCTAGCTTAAATCACATGCCAGAAACATACACACCTAAAGCCTTTGAAAAGGATGATTATCGCTTTTTAATTGTGGCAGATAAATACCAAACCGGTTTTGATCAACCCTTGTTACACACGATGTATGTAGATAAAGTCTTAAGCGGTGTGGCTTGCGTACAAACCCTCTCGCGTTTAAACCGCACACACCCAGATAAAAAAAAACACTTGTATTTTAGATTTTGTTAA
- a CDS encoding KdsC family phosphatase yields the protein MRDIKVFLCDCDGTLTDGGMYYLEDGREFKKFYVADGVGFGLLKSAGIKTGILTGEVTPIVEHRAKKLKLDYLYQGCSPEGKLEAARTICAQENISLAQVAYIGDDINDLPLLKEAGLKACPNNAQESLKSLPHIVVLTKNGGEGAVREWVNLILHPQL from the coding sequence ATGAGAGATATTAAAGTTTTTTTATGCGATTGTGATGGAACACTCACAGATGGGGGCATGTATTATTTAGAAGATGGGAGGGAATTTAAAAAATTCTATGTAGCCGATGGGGTGGGTTTTGGATTACTTAAAAGTGCTGGGATCAAAACCGGTATTTTAACAGGCGAGGTTACACCCATTGTAGAACACCGCGCTAAAAAACTTAAACTGGATTACCTTTATCAAGGTTGTAGCCCTGAGGGCAAACTAGAAGCGGCGCGTACTATTTGTGCTCAGGAGAATATCTCATTAGCCCAAGTGGCTTATATAGGCGATGATATTAATGACTTGCCCCTTTTAAAAGAAGCAGGTTTAAAAGCTTGTCCTAACAACGCCCAAGAGAGTCTTAAAAGTTTACCCCATATTGTAGTTTTAACAAAAAATGGAGGAGAGGGAGCGGTGAGAGAGTGGGTTAATTTGATTTTACACCCTCAATTATAA
- the ppsA gene encoding pyruvate, water dikinase — MQYIRFYKELNNKDVALVGGKNASIGEMFQELVPNGIKVPNGFAITSQAYWYLLEHGGIKEQIIRLLENVDATELDVLKQRSKQIRELIFGTPFPANLRDEVFQAYKMLSDEYKMREADVAVRSSATAEDLPDASFAGQQDTYLNIKGKTELVHYIKACLASLFTDRAISYRASRGFDHLKVALSVGVQKMVRSDKGSAGVMFSLDTETGFKDAIFITSNWGLGESVVGGLVNPDEFYVFKPTLLLGKQPIIKRQLGSKAQKIVYASRGSENPTKTIPTTQKEKSSFSLSDADLLSLARYAIIIEEHYSKEAGQYRPMDIEWAKDGDSGDIFIVQARPETVQSQKKSQERVYEKYRFKTEEKREILLVGRAIGNKIGAGKVRVINSLDHMNIFKEGEILVTDNTDPDWEPLMKKASAVVTNRGGRTCHAAIVAREIGVPTIVGALGATESLYTGMEITISCAEGEEGYIYAGFHDFEIERTALDHLEEPKTKIYLNIGNPEKAFQFSQIPNHGVGLARMELIMLNQIKVHPLALVDLHNNKNINEHKKVEVLIAGYAGPKDFFIKKIAEGMGMISAAFYPKPVIVRTSDFKSNEYARMLCGSVYEPHEENPMLGFRGASRYYSDLYKEAFSWECEALCMVREQMGLTNMKIMIPFLRTVEEAKKVLEILRKNGLESGKNGLELYIMCELPINVIMADDFLSLFDGFSIGSNDLTQLTLGVDRDGQLVSHVFDERNPAMFEMFRRAIEACKRHGKYCGICGQAPSDYIEVAKFLVKEGISSLSLNPDSVIHTWNQVVQLEKELNRA, encoded by the coding sequence GTGCAATATATCCGCTTTTATAAAGAATTAAATAATAAAGATGTGGCTTTAGTGGGGGGCAAGAATGCCAGTATTGGGGAGATGTTTCAAGAACTTGTACCCAATGGGATTAAAGTCCCTAATGGCTTTGCTATCACCAGCCAAGCCTACTGGTATTTGCTTGAACATGGAGGCATTAAAGAGCAAATTATTAGGCTTTTAGAAAATGTAGATGCCACTGAATTAGATGTACTTAAACAACGATCCAAACAAATCCGCGAGCTTATCTTTGGTACGCCTTTTCCAGCCAATTTACGCGATGAAGTTTTTCAGGCTTATAAGATGCTAAGCGATGAGTATAAAATGCGCGAGGCAGATGTAGCAGTGCGCAGTTCAGCAACAGCAGAGGATTTACCCGATGCCTCTTTTGCTGGACAACAAGATACCTATTTAAATATCAAAGGCAAAACAGAATTAGTCCACTACATCAAGGCTTGTTTAGCCTCACTTTTTACCGATCGTGCTATTAGTTACCGCGCCTCTAGGGGTTTTGATCACCTTAAAGTGGCTTTGAGTGTGGGGGTGCAAAAAATGGTGCGATCAGATAAAGGGAGTGCGGGCGTGATGTTTTCACTAGACACTGAAACGGGCTTTAAAGATGCGATCTTTATTACTTCTAACTGGGGACTTGGTGAGAGTGTGGTAGGGGGGCTTGTTAATCCAGATGAGTTTTATGTCTTTAAGCCTACGCTTTTACTGGGCAAACAGCCCATTATTAAACGCCAACTGGGTAGCAAAGCCCAAAAAATTGTCTATGCTAGTCGTGGGAGCGAAAACCCCACTAAAACCATACCCACTACCCAAAAGGAAAAAAGCAGTTTTTCTCTTAGCGATGCGGATTTGTTAAGTTTAGCTCGCTATGCCATTATCATAGAGGAACATTACAGCAAAGAGGCCGGGCAGTATCGCCCTATGGATATTGAATGGGCTAAAGATGGAGATAGTGGGGATATTTTTATTGTACAAGCCCGCCCTGAGACTGTGCAAAGTCAGAAAAAGAGCCAAGAGCGGGTTTATGAGAAGTATCGCTTTAAAACAGAGGAGAAAAGAGAAATCTTACTTGTAGGGCGGGCTATTGGGAATAAAATTGGAGCGGGCAAAGTGCGCGTGATTAATAGCTTAGATCACATGAATATTTTTAAGGAAGGTGAGATTTTAGTAACAGATAACACCGATCCAGATTGGGAGCCTCTCATGAAAAAAGCTAGCGCGGTGGTTACAAACAGGGGAGGCCGCACCTGCCATGCAGCCATTGTGGCGCGTGAAATTGGCGTACCTACTATTGTAGGGGCTTTGGGGGCAACAGAGTCGCTTTATACGGGCATGGAGATCACCATTTCTTGTGCAGAAGGGGAGGAGGGCTATATTTATGCGGGTTTTCATGACTTTGAAATAGAGCGTACAGCCTTAGATCACTTAGAAGAACCAAAAACTAAGATTTATCTTAATATTGGTAACCCTGAAAAGGCCTTTCAATTCTCCCAAATCCCTAACCATGGCGTGGGTTTAGCGCGCATGGAACTTATTATGCTCAATCAAATCAAAGTCCACCCTCTAGCTTTGGTAGATTTGCACAACAATAAAAATATCAATGAGCATAAAAAAGTAGAGGTTTTGATTGCAGGCTATGCAGGCCCTAAGGATTTTTTCATTAAAAAGATTGCTGAGGGAATGGGAATGATTAGTGCGGCCTTTTATCCTAAACCTGTGATTGTGCGTACCAGTGATTTTAAATCTAATGAGTATGCCCGCATGCTTTGTGGTTCTGTTTATGAACCCCATGAGGAAAACCCGATGCTAGGTTTCCGCGGGGCGAGCCGTTATTATTCTGATTTGTATAAAGAAGCTTTTTCTTGGGAATGTGAGGCGCTGTGCATGGTGCGTGAGCAAATGGGACTGACTAATATGAAAATTATGATTCCTTTCTTGCGCACCGTAGAGGAGGCAAAAAAGGTTTTAGAAATTTTGCGTAAAAACGGGCTAGAGTCTGGTAAAAATGGCTTAGAGCTTTATATTATGTGTGAGTTGCCTATTAATGTGATCATGGCCGATGATTTTTTAAGTCTCTTTGACGGTTTTTCTATTGGCTCAAATGATCTAACCCAGCTAACGCTAGGTGTGGATCGAGACGGGCAACTTGTAAGCCATGTATTTGATGAGCGCAACCCGGCAATGTTTGAGATGTTTAGGCGGGCAATTGAAGCTTGCAAAAGGCATGGCAAATACTGCGGCATTTGCGGGCAAGCGCCTAGTGATTATATAGAGGTGGCTAAGTTTTTAGTCAAAGAGGGGATTTCCTCACTCTCTCTTAATCCGGACTCTGTGATTCATACTTGGAATCAAGTCGTGCAGCTAGAAAAAGAACTCAACCGTGCTTAA
- a CDS encoding DUF262 domain-containing protein: MEERNKGFGLTCEIVSIANLCKMSLEIPKYQRPYEWELDDCEKLLEDIQQAFEINNAGGHYLGGVVVYPKNENADVFEVVDGQQRIITFNLLFRALYAYFQEQKDADNDYAKDFGKCLWHYENNKGLKYEQRHLKNVASMEKKDAREALEKILSKEAKLSYSKEMKNKLLCVKNYEYFKDRIKELYEEWNKKGKWESFCKFLLNSLCVSKTECNSKYTAMTIFRTHNTRGKQLDDAHILKSHLHEFYGNKSPEALEDFEKDWEEISEGFHADFNLNFLFTQCMHVFMAEQKDIQIVCLLSFFEEGKGKEYFDKKEEFMSFIKILARFWSTPEDYLNERALCYWRVLNEFPNKQWEHFVSCLLWKNRDAFKHAFGDFPEEEDSSDRIFKLLESGLYRLLRIIILHIKKPTELKTFLLKFNQTVFHTIPLVSVPKFPSLEDFCERLATQKPRPFLLLYAYIHNDFQAIPEKYTYMDKKRKKESPLEVEHIRAKCKPWGGQYVEHIGNKILLPKCLNAKARNGNFSQKQDIYKEAPSYLTEVLELGKAERYGAEWKEEYIQERSSRIYKGIRKFLYYDMYK, encoded by the coding sequence ATGGAAGAGAGAAATAAAGGTTTTGGCCTTACATGTGAGATAGTATCTATTGCTAATCTTTGTAAGATGAGCCTTGAAATTCCAAAATACCAAAGACCTTATGAGTGGGAATTAGATGATTGCGAAAAGCTACTAGAAGATATACAACAAGCTTTTGAGATTAACAATGCAGGTGGTCATTATTTAGGCGGAGTTGTGGTTTATCCAAAAAATGAGAATGCAGATGTGTTTGAGGTTGTAGATGGGCAACAGCGCATCATCACCTTTAACTTGCTTTTTCGTGCTCTTTATGCATATTTTCAAGAACAAAAAGACGCCGACAATGACTATGCCAAAGATTTTGGTAAATGTTTGTGGCACTATGAGAACAATAAAGGTTTAAAGTATGAACAACGCCATTTGAAAAATGTTGCGAGTATGGAGAAAAAAGATGCTAGGGAAGCGCTGGAAAAAATTTTAAGCAAAGAGGCCAAGCTGTCGTATTCAAAAGAGATGAAAAATAAATTGCTTTGCGTTAAAAATTACGAGTATTTCAAAGATAGAATCAAAGAACTCTATGAAGAATGGAATAAAAAAGGTAAATGGGAGAGTTTTTGCAAATTTCTACTTAATAGTCTATGTGTGTCTAAAACGGAGTGTAACAGCAAATATACTGCGATGACGATTTTTAGAACTCATAATACCCGTGGTAAGCAACTTGATGATGCGCATATTTTAAAATCACATTTGCATGAGTTTTATGGGAATAAATCCCCAGAGGCGCTTGAGGATTTTGAGAAAGACTGGGAGGAAATCAGCGAAGGTTTTCATGCAGATTTTAATCTAAACTTTCTCTTCACACAATGCATGCATGTTTTTATGGCTGAGCAAAAAGATATTCAAATTGTCTGTCTTTTATCATTTTTTGAGGAGGGTAAAGGGAAGGAATACTTTGATAAAAAAGAGGAGTTTATGTCCTTTATTAAGATCTTGGCTAGATTTTGGAGTACTCCAGAGGATTATTTAAATGAGCGGGCATTATGCTACTGGCGTGTACTTAATGAATTCCCAAACAAACAATGGGAGCACTTTGTAAGTTGTTTATTGTGGAAGAATAGAGACGCATTTAAACATGCATTCGGAGATTTTCCAGAAGAAGAGGATTCTTCTGATCGCATCTTTAAATTATTAGAGTCCGGGTTATACCGGTTGCTAAGGATCATAATTTTACATATTAAAAAACCCACTGAGTTAAAAACCTTCCTTTTAAAGTTTAACCAAACTGTATTCCACACCATACCCTTAGTGAGTGTACCTAAGTTTCCTTCTCTTGAGGATTTTTGTGAACGCCTTGCTACACAAAAACCAAGACCTTTTTTGCTTTTGTATGCCTATATTCACAACGATTTTCAAGCTATTCCAGAAAAATATACCTACATGGATAAAAAGAGGAAAAAAGAAAGTCCGCTAGAAGTAGAGCACATCCGAGCTAAGTGTAAGCCGTGGGGAGGGCAATATGTAGAGCATATTGGCAATAAGATTTTATTACCAAAATGTTTGAATGCAAAAGCTAGAAATGGGAATTTTAGCCAAAAACAAGATATTTATAAAGAAGCACCGTCTTATCTGACAGAAGTACTAGAATTAGGAAAAGCTGAGCGTTATGGAGCAGAATGGAAAGAGGAATACATCCAAGAGCGTAGTTCAAGAATTTATAAAGGTATTAGAAAGTTTCTTTATTACGATATGTACAAATGA
- a CDS encoding site-specific integrase, whose translation MKLLDVDVHMPTAKLNHEHMKNFYKGLVENNYNTNSIVHLTTLLKSLLDFSVSRGQLEKTPYYKQKILIAPAPKKIEVFSLDQVLEILRACDQPYLKTYLSIAFFSGMRVEEILALQWGDIDFKNHTININKALNGLGQVTTPKTANSIRVIDMLPIIEKRLKEFSLFMDVINNDTPIFGTNPKLQAIMAKQWARLLESLELQHIKLYSTRHTFASIMLERGEEPLWVSSTLGHKNLQITYKVYAKYIPQQHKPRATFLEGVERYFWVVFGNFS comes from the coding sequence GTGAAGTTATTAGATGTAGATGTACACATGCCTACAGCTAAGCTAAACCATGAGCATATGAAAAACTTTTATAAGGGCTTGGTTGAGAACAACTATAACACTAATAGCATTGTGCACTTAACAACCCTACTAAAAAGCTTATTAGACTTTAGTGTAAGTAGAGGCCAGCTAGAAAAGACCCCCTACTACAAGCAAAAAATCCTAATTGCTCCTGCTCCTAAGAAAATTGAAGTCTTTAGCCTAGATCAAGTGCTAGAGATACTAAGAGCATGCGATCAGCCATACCTAAAGACCTACCTAAGCATAGCCTTCTTTAGCGGTATGAGAGTAGAAGAGATACTAGCCTTGCAGTGGGGAGATATAGACTTTAAGAACCACACAATCAACATCAACAAAGCCTTAAATGGCTTAGGGCAAGTAACCACCCCTAAAACAGCTAATAGTATCCGTGTGATAGATATGTTACCCATTATAGAAAAGCGCTTGAAAGAATTTAGCCTATTTATGGATGTAATCAACAACGATACCCCCATATTTGGCACTAATCCTAAACTACAAGCGATCATGGCTAAGCAGTGGGCTAGACTACTTGAAAGCCTAGAGCTCCAACACATTAAGCTTTATAGCACACGGCATACCTTTGCTAGCATCATGTTAGAAAGAGGCGAAGAGCCCTTATGGGTGAGCTCTACACTAGGGCATAAGAACTTACAGATCACCTATAAGGTTTATGCCAAATACATTCCACAACAACACAAACCCAGAGCAACATTTTTAGAAGGAGTAGAGAGATACTTCTGGGTGGTATTTGGTAATTTTAGCTAG
- a CDS encoding nitrate- and nitrite sensing domain-containing protein produces MSAGFLSSGGVQFASELQEQRRHTDTKLDDLKRFLSSTSGLDTNYVQALQKGLNLLVKLPQMRNAMESKDKKAIVDSTIKYFTQIITIFLDSVLKSITIVRDSQTSCENGGVF; encoded by the coding sequence ATGAGTGCGGGTTTTTTATCTAGTGGTGGGGTGCAGTTTGCCAGTGAGTTACAAGAGCAAAGACGGCATACAGATACAAAATTAGACGATCTTAAAAGATTTTTGAGTTCTACTTCGGGTTTGGATACTAACTATGTGCAGGCTTTGCAAAAAGGGTTAAATCTTTTAGTCAAATTGCCTCAAATGCGCAACGCTATGGAATCTAAGGATAAAAAGGCAATTGTGGATAGCACGATAAAATATTTTACACAGATCATTACAATATTTCTAGATAGCGTGCTTAAATCCATTACAATCGTCCGTGATTCCCAAACCTCGTGTGAGAATGGAGGCGTATTCTAA
- a CDS encoding restriction endonuclease subunit S has translation MGELFEISGSKTTPKLQLEKYGKGDYPYITTQATNNGVAGYYNFWTEKGNCLTIDSAVLGTCFYQAKNFSASDHVEILRPKFSPFNRYIALYFVTTLNRLSLCYGYSYAHKRSQRALREEICPLPISKNGTITFDLIEHFIKALEKQRIEKVKVMGVQEIETYTQVIVQ, from the coding sequence GTGGGGGAGTTGTTTGAAATTAGCGGGAGTAAAACCACTCCCAAATTACAGTTAGAGAAATACGGCAAAGGTGATTATCCTTATATAACCACCCAAGCTACTAATAATGGCGTTGCGGGGTATTATAACTTTTGGACAGAAAAAGGAAATTGTTTAACCATTGATAGCGCCGTGCTAGGCACTTGCTTTTATCAAGCCAAAAATTTTAGTGCCAGCGATCATGTAGAAATTTTGCGCCCTAAGTTTAGCCCTTTTAACCGCTATATTGCGCTGTATTTTGTAACGACCTTAAACCGCTTAAGTCTGTGTTATGGTTACTCTTATGCTCACAAGCGATCGCAAAGAGCCTTAAGAGAGGAAATTTGCCCCCTGCCTATCAGCAAAAACGGTACAATCACCTTTGACTTAATAGAACACTTTATTAAAGCCTTAGAAAAACAACGGATAGAAAAAGTTAAAGTTATGGGTGTGCAAGAAATAGAGACCTATACTCAAGTAATAGTCCAATAA